The segment tttgggTAAGTGCTAATATCTttgctaattaatattatttgtatttttaaaactacatgcccatgtatatatatattttttttcttttttttttcaaataaaactatataaatactttttaaaaagcattagttaatacaatttttcatttttcataaaaatatatgtttggaatgtttgtattaaaaatttattagtttagaatatgttttaattttactatgaatgtataatatttatacaaatatgataaaaatgcatataaaaaatacaattgtaaaatgtCCCTAATAatgctaaataaatttttcttagaaatCCATCGTCGAGAAAATTGCAGTGGACGCCAAcagaatcaaatttattgaaatatctgCATATTGTAAACAGTGAGCAGATTGTCATGaaaagtgaatttttaaaGGATAGAATGTTATTTTGGAACAATCTTGAAAATCGATTGAAATCTTTTGGTAAAAACTATAGAACTTTGTAAAACggatcttattttttatttgcagaaattgagtacaaaaatttctcaaatgttGCAAGATATGAAGCACTAAAAACTTAAGaagttttttctttataaaattttagtgacaaaaattgcaaattgtaaaaaatttttaaatatgtatatatatataggaagTGCGCAAATGAATAGCATTTAATccttgtttttttacttttttacttaGCAATGACTTAGTAGAACGAATaaactgttttaataaataaatttgcttttattttttatcacaaaacccataaaaatttttgcattttcttaacttaatcttaacAAAAATGACTATTACTATACGATCGGCAATAAAATGCAAGTTATAGAATAatatgtacagaattttatttaaaaaattcttttttatctttaatataatacaaaattcttttacataatttttaactgcAATACAAATCATAGatggatttttataaattaaactttattaatttaattacagttaatttaattatttatattaagttaaaTAAGATTATTGCTCTCTTTTCTTGTAcggtattatataatatcggTTACTATTACTGCTGTTTTTTTactgttataataaaaaaatatgatgcattaataaatattgtttttttataagtaaaaataatggtaaaagtAACAGATACAATAAATTCTATGTAAAAAGGTAATAATCTcaaatcatatattttgttattacattaataatatttaattaaaaagacagAAGAAGTAATcagaaaaaatacatctttTTTACTGTAtgatatttacttttattcaaatatgactttttaaaatttaacgaaatatttaatgtataattataattaagcttaaagattaattcatttctattattaatttgttattaatgtaaaaacaaacgattaaaaagaacaaatgtTTTACCTTACTTCAAATTGTAGATTGACAGAGTACGTTGACGCATCGAAATTGAATATCtattattagttaattaaaaattactattgcAAACGTGACAAGTTAATGTGAGTTTAAATGTGGAGTACCAACGCATCTGATTATGGATGAGAAAAAGAAGGACGAATTTACAGTCGAGATGGAAGTAAAAATGCTTATGCCTCTAATATGGGATTCACCGGCGATATGTAAAATTCAGGATCTCAAGGAAGCGCAGTACGAAGAAGTTCTGCGCCTGATAAAAGTTCTCTTTTGCATACTTgttatttaacacaattaaataatatataatcagcCAAACAGCACCTTTTCGAaccaaagaatttttttcttaaattttgttaCGGATCATAGGATTCTTAATTGACctactttcttttcttctaaaGACTGAAACGAATAAAATACAGAAGCGTAGAAAAAATTGCAGTCGACTTTgcttatactttattttattaatattctaaaataatgtgaaaataaaagatcaaTGTTTTGTGgcataatgttttgaaaatgaaagatttttatcCTTGTATagcatcattattttaaagaggaaCCAATGTGCAAGGCGGCTTTCTTGCTACAGAATCAGGAATCTGTCAATGCGTATTTAAATCTTATAAGGACATGGATAAAGGACACCACCAGTTTGGTCGCACTCAGTTTAGCATCAGGGCGTGTCATTGGAATTGCTGTTACGCGAATAAGTAGCGACTCGGATAAAACCGACACGTATAATCGAGTACTAGTACGTGTGTTAtcttataaaaacaaatgtttcaaacTTTACAAGTTTGCTATAAGTTTGCGAGAAGATTTTTTGAATGTAATGTTAATGTGGCATTATAATAgcataataaaacattttacataaaaaagggatttattataatctattatattaaattcattaaatatattatataatttaacatatattcaATTTGGCCTagaatttctagaaaaattcGCTAAAGAAAATCATGCATTTGATCACTTTAATAAAGCAGACGAACGCATACAAGAAGCTCGATTGTGACGTGTATATTCGAGTTTATATCCTCTGCTTTCATCTGTCTTATCAACAATAGGGTGTCGGCATGACTCTTTTAAAAACTTGCATTGATGTTGCACCTACGCTTGACATGCCAGCAATCGATGGCGTTTTCACGTCAGGCCTCAGTCAATCATTAGCACCGAAATTAGGATTTCGTTTCGTCTCAGAAATTCGCTACAGTCAATGGGTCGTCGACAACCAAATCGTATTCGATGACCCCGGCAATGGAAATTATTCAGCCGCTTTTATGAGAATGCAAATACCttttcaaaaatcaattagtaaattatagaaatattaaatactgtGTGTTAATAAACTAATATCATATGTTAATGTAAAAGCAGGCAAAGTAGCTGTTTTGCCAACAATCCTTACGAGAGACAATTTCTTTAATGTTCTTTAGCAAAtaacgtataaaatttaattatttttttgtattttctaagaaaatacataatagATATAAGCAGTTTACTGACTACATAGCAAAGTACAGAAATACTCGAATAtctagaaatataatactaaatactTTGCAGTCCGCGCAATAACAACAACATTGAAGTGCGCTGTTGCAAAATTTCAACtggaatcaatatttttgaacaaacaaGCATAATGGCTGCAATgtgtttaaaagaattttgataaattaaattataacatgtaaagattaattaatatctcgtttacACTTTGCGAGTGTTACAATGCAAGttctgattcttttttttattttattaggaTAAAATTTGGAGTTACTAGTTAcagcatattaaaaatataataaaattattcaaaactatAACTAATTGTTAGTAGATTATTAACTATATTTCTCTTACATAGCACAACTTTCTCAGACAGCAGATGTGGATACGTTTTAATTTAACGcataatgcataatattagatattcaatatattttatgattctgaaaacttaaaataatcgtaagttttaatttaaatattcaactattttctccaaaaaataattattgtattttttaaatacaattatgtaGGATTCTAGCCgactttctttctttcttcaaaaaatatctattagttttttaattacttcttaaaattaaatctctcCATCAAAGAAATCACATTTCTCTCTATATATTCCtaatatattttccatattttatttaaaaactgtcgacaaattacaaacatttaaacaatattttggaatttaaattaaaagtttatagcataaagatatattttttataaattattttcaatcaagTTTTAAGAAGAAAGAATCAATAATCtgtatttatatgtacatactgATCATAAGAAGAAGTTCAACGTTAGCATATTGTGTACAATTAGCTTCAGAGCCTCATCGGACACACCATGATCAACACACATTGGTTACATATCGTGCCAGTAGAGCCAGTTCAATATAATTCTGCCAGCGACTTTTAGACGACAGTCTTGGTTTTACTTTCGTGAGAGCACAACCATTTTCTGGAAATTTATTCTGTCAAGAAATATGACTATATGATACATTTTGTCATTATATCGATTTAATCAATTGATCCAGATATTGGTAAGCTGTTgctgattttataatatatataatctaccaataaaattttcactgtGACATACATTATTTCGTTTTCATATTGGTAGTTTAATGCCATTATTAATAAGGGAAATTAGCTAGATAACTTATCACGTAAGtttcttgcaaaaatatttcttctaattgtttataataaaattttaattaatttttaataaacatatatgcaatttattataattactattaaattttataaacaattattcttataaataaatcagtgatataaaaataatttttctcgattGAACTCGAATTGTCGGGTACAAAGTTCGtaattttgtgagaaaaaaattacaatgcagatctatttattttattctatttagtttttaatattcatgtcTACTGTTTTATtcttagttttaattattgtcaATCTTGAAATTGTACTTATAGTTGTagactttttgttttattcgtaattcttaatttttatattactaatttttaaatttgatgttttttgatatttttacttttacaacTACGACATAActattttgtacataattgTACACATAACTATTTACTgtgtaaaatcaatttttataaaacaaaacataaatcgcggtaaaaattattgatttctcAATCTACCACAATTCAGAGATCTTGTTGATTGTcgttcaaattaaaaaaattaatgtaagcTAAATTCAAAGATAATAGTTTGCTTGGCAATGCATACACTCGCGGGAAAAATATGGGAgagagtgtatatatatatgaaagtcTGTGCAAAcatacatgttttataaaatactttaggaaattttgaatttcttaCCGTTAGTAGTGTAGCAGCAAGCacatcgtaatatttttcgcgCATAAACATTGTAAAGAAAAACAGTAAATATGCCGAAGTTGGTCATACTTGTTATGAAATTctgttacaataataatttaaattcaaaaatttttttctattaaccgGAAATTCGTTATGCAACCAAAATCATCCTTCACACTTTTCTACctgcaacatttttaatttacatatgtaCTGCATATTGgctttataatttgtatattgcaATTTGAAATACTGTTCATAAATTGTTGTAGGGTTTCTTAATAATCTGAGAGtgcaagaatttataaaatgtggcGGTATCCTAATAAAACATGGATCAGACTGAGCTGTTTGATCTACTTCTTTGCGCTTAATACGCATACAATGGGGATCTATGGGGCACCTACAGTAAAAATACCAAATGGCTTATTGGAGGGTACAATAATGATGAGTAGATTGCATAATGAGATACATGCATACAAAAAAATTCCTTACGCCGCTCCGCCAGTGGGAGAACTTCGATTCaaggtaaaaaattattgtttattgtaaaatatataaacaaaatattaagtattttactttttgtagTTTCTATTTAGTTAAATCTTTTAACGTAAATTTGCACCGAAATTTaaacagatattttattttatatgaaaatgatCAAAgtcgaaaatatatgaaatatttcagagagaaaaaatcaataaaaatctgtaataaaaatatcaaaatattaacataacaGTTAACAGTTAATTAATAAcgattaaataaaagagaaaattatgaatacaaatttataataaaaatttatttttcctttaattttttaaaataatatttgtctcATGTAATTACATGACATATTCACTTTAAACTTGCCATACCCACTATTTtcgttatcaaaattttaatatttaaattaaattttacctCTTTTTTAAAGCCACCACAACCCGCATCTGCATGGTCCAAAAAACGACTAGCCGTGAGCCCTTCGCCGTTCTGCAcacaaaaagatatatttacagaTATGAAAATTCTTATGGGTCAAGAAGATTGTCTTTACTTAAATGTCTACACACCGAGTATTAAGAAACATCCTTTCACTAAACATCCAGTTATGGTTTGGTTTCACGGTGGTGGATGGATTAGTGGTGGTAGCCATTATTATCAACCCAACTACTTGCTGGACCGCAATATTGTTCTCGTCACTGTGAATTATCGGTAATGAAACTTTTGAATAACGGAATAATTCTCTCATTCTAACGATTCTCCTCACATTAGACTTGGACCGTTGGGTTTCTTGAGCACGGAGGACTCGGAATGTCCAGGAAATCTAGGACTGAAGGATCAACAGCAAGCTTTGCGATGGGTGCAGGAAAACATTGCTTATTTCAATGGTGATCCGACGAGTGTAACTATCTTTGGTGAAAGTTCAGGTGGTGCTAGTGTTCACTATCATATGGTCAGTCCTCTTTCAAAAGGTAAATCTTTTACAATATCTTCGTGAACTATCACATTAGTTGCCCcaaattttctacaaatagttaaatacaaaaagtataaaatataatagaaaacaacaaaataaatatgtatggctatatatttatattgttataatgtATGAACTCTATCGCACACAGGACTTTTTCATCGCGCTATTTCGCAAAGCGGCACCTTTTATAACCCATGGACTTTAATGCCACCGGGATCTGGTAAGAAGAATGCCGAAACCTTAgctaaacatttaaattgttCAACCGAGAACTCCAAGGAACTTATTGAATGTTTGCGAACAAAGAACGCAAGGGAGATTACTGACACCAATCATATTTTT is part of the Linepithema humile isolate Giens D197 chromosome 3, Lhum_UNIL_v1.0, whole genome shotgun sequence genome and harbors:
- the LOC136999041 gene encoding uncharacterized protein; translated protein: MDEKKKDEFTVEMEVKMLMPLIWDSPAICKIQDLKEAQYEEVLRLIKHHYFKEEPMCKAAFLLQNQESVNAYLNLIRTWIKDTTSLVALSLASGRVIGIAVTRISSDSDKTDTYNRVLVRVLSYKNKCFKLYKFAISLREDFLNVMLMWHYNTIDGVFTSGLSQSLAPKLGFRFVSEIRYSQWVVDNQIVFDDPGNGNYSAAFMRMQIPFQKSISKL
- the LOC105673464 gene encoding carboxylic ester hydrolase-like, with the protein product MWRYPNKTWIRLSCLIYFFALNTHTMGIYGAPTVKIPNGLLEGTIMMSRLHNEIHAYKKIPYAAPPVGELRFKPPQPASAWSKKRLAVSPSPFCTQKDIFTDMKILMGQEDCLYLNVYTPSIKKHPFTKHPVMVWFHGGGWISGGSHYYQPNYLLDRNIVLVTVNYRLGPLGFLSTEDSECPGNLGLKDQQQALRWVQENIAYFNGDPTSVTIFGESSGGASVHYHMVSPLSKGLFHRAISQSGTFYNPWTLMPPGSGKKNAETLAKHLNCSTENSKELIECLRTKNAREITDTNHIFQILSYCPTIAFRPIIEPKHSGAFLIEDPLISVRESRLANVPWLTGVVSQEGALVASTIYGQEMVQEFNTNFLRWAPITLLYQERYQLTDQNFIDEITKDIRKYYFGESIIDNSDEARFNMINMYSDAWFTHGTYMAVRDFLANQTSPLYFYYFSYRGNISFSSTFGDSIRDYGVSHADELQYLFPLSPDLFVNFDHLTEGDRNMIDRLTTFWSNFARFGNSTPIKLQWTPTESNLLKYLHIVNSEQTVMKSEFLKDRMLFWDNLENRLKSFGTNYRAL